AGAACCTGTGACAGCTCACAGAGGAGCAGCATTCGGACTTCCACTGTCCCACCACAATGACGTCACTGCCGTGGTGCAGTCAGTCCCAAACGGACGGGACCTTTCCTACGTACAGCTCCAGTCAAATCTGCCTCCGGTCAGAGAACTGTCCATGTGTTGACCTCTGAAGGGACTCTAGGAGCTGGTCTTCTCTGTGCACTCGGCTTCTGTGCTGCGAGGGAAGTAGATGGTCGTCTTGTGCTCCTCGTACCGGTCGATGTGCTTCAGATGCACCACCATGTGCAGAGCGTACGCCAACACCAGCAGCAGGATCAGAGACGTAATCAGACCCATGAGGATCGCCGGGGTGAAGAACGTGGCGCAGTCGCTGGCCGACGCAAACTTACTGGAATGAAGGTTGAACGCTTGAATCTGTCGGGAGAAACGGTGAGGTGAGAAAAACACGTGAAAGAAAAACTCTACAATGAAAAGGAATGCTCCAGGGAAAGCAGAACGTTTCATTTCACCCCGACTCTGCGCGTTCCACCACACACTTTTTAACAAGATGCTGCCTCCACGCCAAACCACACGCTTGCGTAATCGCATCACTCCCACCCACCAGCAGCTAAAAATACAGCGCGGCATGCTACAATTCCAATACGAACCATTGATCAGCCCGACAACAAGCGGAGGATGGAGGAAAGTGTCGCCTGCCAACCTGGAAGTCTGTGAACGTTATGTGCCAGTTTGCGGCGTGGTCCGTGCCGGCGCTGGGCACCAGCAGCGTGTCGTACTTCTGGAGACTGCTCACGTGCTGGCAGTGGTAGGAGTTGATGGAGGGCGCGTACACATCTGTGGCGTTAAACGTGGCCTCGTATGTCCAGTTGTAGTGGATGTAAACGTTATCGAGAGTGAACCAGTTCTGCCCGGCCGACTCGTAGAACGTGTTTGACATTTGAAGCCTGtggaaataaacacacatactgtcATATCGGTTTCATCACGTAGAGGGAAAATGACTGTCTGTAACATATCTTCTCTCGTGGTTTATTAGTTTGACATAgcaagcataaaataaaacaaagtaacCTGATGGAGAGGCCTCTGAGGTCTTCTACATCCCCATAACGTAGATTGAGtctgaagaataaaaaaatacacgtGACACTGCTTTTAATTGATGTAAAATGGGAGTGCAATGAGAATTACCATTGAGAACAAAAGTCAAACGCATTCAAGTAATAACAACTGACATCAATCTGTCAAAAGCGGCGTCATTATTGCCATTAATTATTGAATTAAATCACATCTTTACAATAGTGGTGTGTATCTGGACTCACATGGCTTTATCTTTACTGCAGAAAGACCCTTTGGTGTCCACTGGTGCATCTGGGCCGAAGGTTCTGTCCGTGAGGTCCACTAAACTGTGATTCCTGTACCTGATGGCCAGTTTGCGGGCTCTGAAGAGGATGCAGGTTTTTCCGTTGTGCGCCACGCTCAGAGGAGAGTACGGCATCGCTCCTGGAATCTGCAGCAATCTCCTGCGTGATGGAGCGTGCGGGTGCCGTCCATACGGCTGaaacacacaatacatcaaCAGGTGACAcaggggctagttgtcacaccaGGGTTTATTTCTAAGAGTGAGTTTCAAGAGGAACAAAGATCAGTTGCCATATATGTCACCCATATGGAGAAAGCTGTCACATTGCACATTATATCAgtcaaataacatttaacactaaatgtgacaacttgccccaaaCGGACATGTATGAAAATAATCTTGTATTAATAGGTATCattgtgctttcactgtgcttTCAAAAGCTACTATAAAAGTATAATACTGTATTGTTTTTAGAGGATAAAATGGAGAACACAAGCATCTACGTAACTGATCTTTTGATACAGCATAGTCAAATCCCGTCCTTAAAGCAAATCAGGTGAACTTTCGAAAAAGTTTAAAGCAGAATAAAATTCCTGATTGAAAAATGTAGCAATCTGTTTTTCCACAGATAACGCAGTCTGTCACGTATTAAATAGATCTTGTTTGGATGGAAATCTGCACCCCAGCGGCAGCACAAGGTCACTTTGGCTCCTCTGGCAGACTGTGGCTCATCTCACCTGCAGAGCTCGTCTGAGACGAACTTCAAACGGCGAAGCATCACCGCCGACGCCATCTGCACGAGAGCACAACCAATGAGAGATTCTGACGAAATGGCACCGCAGCATAATCACAcgattcaatcaaatatgtcaTTTCAAGAAGTAGAATTAAGGTCTACAATGCAAAAGATTTCCATGGTCCTAAAATCATTTTTCTGTTCTATAATAGGAAATACCAAATAGACTGAAACTAACAAAACATCCTTTTTAATTGCCAAACATGTAGACACATAAGAACCGTATGTAGCAAAACAAACATACTTTCTCGACTGATGTCTTGAGATGGTGGCTCATCTGAGCTGTAAGCATAAGACGTGCATTGCATTAATATGAGAACTCTTTGAATAATGAGATATAAACATTCATAAACGAATCATTTTTATCTGTTTGAATACAGTCACTGGAGCAGCAGCCCCCAGCAGATATGATCTTCACACTTCATGAATATCAATGAGATGTTGAAGAAGCTTTGATGGTGTGAGTCACTGTTTGGAACGTCACCCTCCATAAAGTGAGACAAACATTCGTTCAAGTCGGTTTTTATGCTTCGCTTTGATCCCAGaggaaatgttattgctcagaggttgatATTTCATTGCTCAGGAGACataactttccctttaagtgtTAACTTCTTCTCAAgtgcccccccccaaaaaaacctttaaaataaaatgaatgaggATGGCATAGGCAAATCTGATCATAGTCTGAGATAGTAGATGGATCTGAATGCCAAATAGGAAAAACAGTTGAGTTATTAAAGAGATCGCTGTGTTTCCTACAGGTCGTTATGCAGAAGGATTACTCAACTCTTAACTGTCTTATCACAAAGTAAGGCCGGAATTGGCTGAGCCTTCTCAGACCCGATTACGGGTCGGGCTGACAACGCTGGTACACATTTACAGTCAGAGATTAAAATCGGATGCCTTGAGTTAGATGAAACTTAAAGCTCATATGCAGAAGAGGAGTTGATTATGTTCCAGGTAAAATAAAGGTGCTGTAAAAGGATATTCACAGCCAtgccaaaaaaacattaaaggagtagttcaccccaaaacaaacaaaagaagatattttgaaaaaaaacgttgtgacttgcattggttttgtgtctatacaatagatgTCAATGAGGACTGACAGTTTTCTTttaacaactttcttcaaaatatcttcttttgtgttctgcagaagaaagaaacacatacaggtttgaattgacatgagggtgtgtaaatgatgacaggatttctgttttggggtgaattacTCCTTTAAGTCAACCTTTTCAAGACCTCAGGTTGTAAAAacgaacaaaatattttttatgagaCGAGACGATTTTTTTCAAGACTATTAATGTAATAGAAATATATGAGTCAAAATTAAAGTCTTGTGGTAATCAGGAGCACATCACATATTCTGTCAAAACCCttaattacatataaatatgaaGTAAAGTCATATTAAAACTTGCAGTTGAGGTTCTGTTGGATAATAAATGCAGATATTTGTTGTTTGTGTGAGGTGTGGTGCCAGTATAAAACCATGTATCACCTCGGGACTCCCGTTGTGCTCCAGACTGCATTTGTGTGATAGTGTGACCCTGTGAGGTGTGTACTTCTGCCCTTGTGCTCATGGTGTTAGTGTTTGTTTACCAGCCCTGTAAACATCATCAAATTGGTACGTTTTTCTGGTTTCGTGATATATTTTCATCTCATCACGCCTGTGCGATCTATTGCATCCGTAATTTTGTCTCTTGGATGGTTACATTTTTGCTATAAGAAACTGTGCGAAGGGGttgttgtgttctgtttttgttacaTAACTACATCTAGTCAAACAGAGATTCCGCCACAAGCAAACCTTAAACGCAGCAActctaaaacaaatgaattcCAGTCAAAACGAGACGTGAAGCCAGAAAGCAAACAGAAATCCTCCTGTGGATCTGGTCCGGCGGTGCTCCTTTATCTGCTTTCTAAACATGTGGGGCGGCAGTGggtcacacacaacacattcatAGAATAATGGAATATGCTGACCGCTTCAAAATGCCATGAAACATATTTCAGCTGGGACGGTCGGATTAAAGCATGTCTTTAAAGTCACATCAAGATGCTTTAGCATATCAAATCTGTTAATACACAGCTAAAGCCTGGACTGGCCTA
This portion of the Triplophysa rosa linkage group LG20, Trosa_1v2, whole genome shotgun sequence genome encodes:
- the atp6ap1la gene encoding ATPase H+ transporting accessory protein 1 like a codes for the protein MASLWSPMFLALFSFIFLQISSSYEQLSAFVEGSSDEPPSQDISRENGVGGDASPFEVRLRRALQPYGRHPHAPSRRRLLQIPGAMPYSPLSVAHNGKTCILFRARKLAIRYRNHSLVDLTDRTFGPDAPVDTKGSFCSKDKAILNLRYGDVEDLRGLSIRLQMSNTFYESAGQNWFTLDNVYIHYNWTYEATFNATDVYAPSINSYHCQHVSSLQKYDTLLVPSAGTDHAANWHITFTDFQIQAFNLHSSKFASASDCATFFTPAILMGLITSLILLLVLAYALHMVVHLKHIDRYEEHKTTIYFPRSTEAECTEKTSS